The following is a genomic window from Thalassophryne amazonica chromosome 14, fThaAma1.1, whole genome shotgun sequence.
TCAGTCTGGCCGAACCACTCACGCGCCGGACATCAGGAACACCACGATGCCTCCGCACACCAGCAAAGGTGAGACATTCCATCATGAAAGTTTGTGCGTTCTTGCTTGAACCCACAGCCGATTAGACAGATGgatttttttcttccttctttAAATAAACATCAAGACGTCCAAACAAGAGGCAAGTTTAAACTTCTGTGTCCAACGCTTCAGACAGATGTGCCATCTGGTCCTATAAGGGCGTGTGATTCAACACCAGTTTATGAGTCGACAGCCGAACCACTAGGGGGCAGTGTCTGCTGTGAGCAACCAAAACCATTCCATGGCCTGTGTTCAGATGTTGCGGTGACAATCAGTGTTCCAAGATGACTTCCTATTAGGGGTGTAACAATGCATCATGAATCGTGATAATCGTATCATGAAGCCTGTATCAAATCGTGGAGCTGGTGTATCATTGTACCCCTACTTCCTATCAATGTCTTCAACCTCTTTTGTGGCCTTATGCTATGGCGCATGTATGCAGAATAGTTGGAAGACTTATGGTTTTGCAGTACTGATATGCGGATTCACAGCTTCCTTGCTTATGAGATCTTTCATGAACACGATCGCCCTAAGATTGCCAAAGGTTAAGGAACTGTTACTGAGGCAAAGTGCAGCTGGCGTTCAATGGCTTTTAGTTCAAGTGCTGCAACTTGGAACGAGGAGAGCAGCAACACATTGCAACTTTTCCAACAATCTTGTGTTACCACAATGCAGTGGAGTGCCACACTGCATTGTGGGTATCAGCAAAACACTGAAtattggcttaaaaaaaaaaaaaaaaaaaaaaagctttgccaTGGTCTGCTTCAAAAGGTGGGCAACTTCCAGATGGACTGTGGTACGATTCAGTGGTGGTGAAAATACAAATGGAATTAAACGCGAGTTCTGAATGTTAATGGAGTTTTGTTAAGATGCTATAGATACTGCATGAGTCGCGTGTTCACATAGGATAAAAAAAATTTTAGTGACACAACTTGTTTAAAACACAGCTTCTTTAAAAAATTCTGAAGTTAAAGTGTTCCAGTGAAGCATTTGCAAAAAAGGACTTTCACCTGTTTCTCTTCCACATTAAAAGAAAAACTTGTTGGATCAAAAGCTGTGGCAGCTATGCTCTTGATTCTCAACTTTGCCACTAAACCACAGaacataaaggtttaatcttagaaATGTTGCCATGTGAAAGCAAAGTGAACCATGGTAAAGTGCCAGTTTGTGTATGTTGTTCATGAGTGCGTGGCATGGATTTTCCCACTAAAAACTGGTATGACAGAGTTTATCAATTTTGAAGCGGTGTACTGGTTTGGTCAGAAAAAAATCCCATCACCACTTCTGGTGCAGGAGCTACACTTATTCCTGAATTATTGTACTGTAGTTCAAACTTGTATCGATGTTGTGACTACAAAGATTGCTAGGGAAAGGCAAGACATTTCAACTTGCACATGCTAATGCTGAactgcattgttttgtttttcccaggTGTGGCACTCGCAGCGGTCCTGGTACCGGTGTTGGTCATGGTTCTGACCGCTCTCATCCTGACTGTGGTTTGTGCTTGGCGCTGGAGGAACCGGTACATTCTGCTCCTGTTATCTTGCATAAATAATAGAACTGTGTTAAGTGAAGTTTGGTGTATTATTGACAGGAAGAAGAGCTCTGATGGCGCGTATGACCTTCCTCACTGGGATCGCACAGGTATGTGTACGCGCTGCAGGAGAAGATTAGTCTGTAGACTTTCAGTGAGTTTACTGCTGCAGCTCTGTGCCTCGTCTTGTGTTTCTACTACAGACTGGTGGAAAAGCATGAAGCAGCTGCTGCCCTCAAAGATGCTCGAGACCGAGGGCTCAGTGCGCTACAGCAGCAGTGAGGTGGGCCGGCTCACGGGGAGGGGTGCTGTACCCACGCTGCACGCTGAATCTGCAGGTAAACCTGGCTGAACACGCTCACTTCATGTGCATAAAAGGTACCCGCAGCTCTGCAAGTGGGCTGTTCTGCTACAGCAAACAGTGGAGGTCTTCTAGATTTCGATCTACGACACATTACCCTCGTGTGGTCTGCAGAACTGCTTCGCCTTACGGTCACATTAGCCGCAAATGACTGCAACAAGTGGTTGGCTTTGTTGCTTCATGGGTGTTCCCGGGGTGTGGAAgcttcctgttccagtgagatcagattttaaggttctgctactagtctgtaaaattgttcatggactggcacctccttgcctagttgacctaattaaaccttacgtaccggcccgggctttacgttctcagggtgcaggactactttgtgtccctagggtgaataaaaagtctgcgggtcacagagctttctcttattgtgcccctgttctgtggaatgatctccccgcatcaataaaacaatcagattctgtggagattttcaagtccagacttaagatgcacttattttccctttcgtatggctagcatactgacatagtatagttctgcactttttactcttatttcattttattagtaaacggagcgtgccgcggcctcaactttacctaaattctgggtcttttagtgaagcttagggctactggccggcgatcactttcatatttcctgtttttcttgttgtttaatgctgacaaattatactgtatttcttgtctttctgatgtccgattctgttttttctctctgtttaaggtgcagctccatccagagatgggtgtggtaattgtgctggagaccctcctgtcctgtgcaccaacagcatttcctgtatattcgttttgtgaattgttttgtaatttgtgtctgtagcatggcccaagcagagggtcacccttttgagtctggtctgcttgagttttcttccttagagggagtttttcccttagcACTGCTGCTCTATGGGTtcgtaaggttaggccttacttgtgtgaagcgacttgaggcaactctgttatgatttggcgctatataaatgaaaataaattgaaattgaaattatttcTTGCTGacttttacaaaatatttgagaaacatattagattcatacagaaatacagctgtttcagAGCATATTTAgcaatcttggattattttgtttgagcgaacAACCAGTTGACGTCAGGCTGCCTGTTCACTCGGATTGGCAGTTGCTCagaatttgcataaaatagatttcTGGTTTGTTATGGCCCTGACTAACTAGCGGCAGAGCAATCGTCTCTGCAGAATGTCTGctatgattgaaaatgaatggcaagtcatcactctagctaatgtgaccatagggtaagctgtacaacatagctggtctcatgaCTGTCTTCTAAAGTTTCCCTTTCACCCTTGCAGATGTCTCCTGCgatctttctccacccactccaccctgcccacACTCTCTTCTTTACCGCTCTAcaaacactctccattactttggacagttgacctcaAGTATTCAATCTCATCTATGTTCACAACAGCTACTCTTGCAACTTCCACCCTTCTTGctcttactgactttcattccccttctctccagagcatatatcCACCTCTCCAGTCTCGTCTCAACCGTGATCTCTCACtgttacagtgtcatctgcaaacatctcccatggagactcctgtcctcTTTCATCCTTTAACAGACCCACCGCTCGTGCAAACTGGAAAGATCAGAAATGATCCAGTAGTGCTAGCCAGCTCTGAGAAAGTGTTTTAACAATCATGTTTGTTTGCTGATTTGCAACTTTCCAGTTTAGTTCAGATTATTGCAAAATGTGTGTGGTTCCGCATTTCCACATCTGATGAATGAGTTATTTATACCAGGCATTGTGATACTGACATGACACATTtggcttaaaaaaacaaaacaaaaaaaaaaaacaaacaaaaaaaactatttaAAGGCATTCCTCAGTCAGGAAACACTGGCAAATTAGTCAATCACACTGGAAACATGGTCTCACTGTAGAGTTGTTGCAGACTGTGCACGAACTCCAAGATAACAAAACCTGTTGTATCAGATGTCTCAAAACTGGTTCCAAGTTGTCTCCTTTTCAGAGCGCAACTTTATTATTCATGATATTGTAAAaccttttgattagtttttgagtagAAAGTGCATGAAAAAACACTACTTAGCtaaaaatttacaaaaaatacaaaaatagctTTGTTCGATTGGGCTTGATGTTCTGGAACAGCTAATCAGAACTGGGACAGTTCATTTTCTCTCTCGCTGTGTTTCAGAATACGCTCAGCCTCTGGTGAGTGGTGTGACGACATTGGGACCACGGTCAACCTTTAAACCGGATGAAGGTTCTGACCCGGGTTACACAGACCCTGACTTGTACGACGCCCCCATCTCACCGGACGTATACCATGCCTATGCAGAGCCGCTGCCGGCGTCGGGATCAGAGTACGCCACGCCCATTGTGGTGGAGATGGGTTGCCAGCCCAGTACAGGGTGTGGTTTCACGACAACCCTACTCACACAGACGGACTCCCAGTCAGGGAGGTCGGCGTATGACACGCCCAAGAATGCCACAGGACAGGTGACGGTCACTGAGGACTCAACCTATCAGGTACCTCAAAGTAAGACTCAGAAGCCACAGAGCTGAGGAGCAGCGAGATGAACGAGGTGTTAAATATCCCAAAAAACCCGATGGGCACAGAGAGATGATGGGAGTAGGCGGAGCCGCTGAGCCTGGGTTGAGCCTTGAACGAACACTACTTTAGCTTTAGTCACACCTGGAGACGTCTGTACGTTTAAAATGTTCCTGCATGACCTCACTGTGCTCGCGCGTTGCCTTTACAGTCCTACCACTGAAACCACACAGATGAATGTGCACGTGTCACGCGTGGCTGTTGGAGACGAATGGATGAAAAGGAGCGCTGACTACTGTTAAAGACTTTGTCCCTGTTCTGTGATTGGTCCTTATTTTATAATTGTGAAAACTGTGATTTGCATTTATTCTGTTACACACCGAACAAAGTTCAGCCTGAATGTACGTGATGTTTATTATTATGTATTCATCAGATTTTAGGGTTGTTACAGAGTTGGTGGCGTCCAAACAGCCGCGGTTAGCGTAGTCTGCCTGGACGACGACATGTGACGTTAAGTAGCCCAGAATCCTGACTCGCGTTCCACGGTAcgtttttgtcttattttgtttGAAAGCATGACTTGAAATTGTGTATAGTCTTAGTAATTCATTACTGCAATGCTTTTGATCTTTTCAGATTGACTGGTATTTATTTTCTTTCACATCCTGCTGATAAGAAActcttacaaaaataaataaaatagagctAGCTTGCCCGAGGAATGCGCCGATCAGACTCAACTGCAGTACTGAAGAAGTAACAACTCAGGGTAAAAAAACAAACGTCTGCGGAAATTAGCATGCTGCTACATCAGATCTCTAAACTACAAGCCAAAATGTTACCATGACAACATTGTTATTCGACCTGTTAAGATTTTACTTCCACAGTGGTTCTCAATCCTGTTTCTCATTCCTGGTTGCACACAATGCAAAGGTGGAAAACTTAATCCAGATCTGTATCTGAATTCTGTTGCTGTGCCAGACAGTGCACAAACCCATTATACATATCCAGAAGTATTACTACAATTTCCATACTTTTAATGCATTTCCAGAGACTGTGTTGCACATTTTAGGGAAATTAAACCATGACCGTTATCCTCATTTTATCCCAAAACCATTTAAGGGAAAGTAGTTTGCAAGATTGCGGCGATGTATTAGATACATAAATTTGGAGCCTTCTCCCAAATCCAGAAACAAACAGCGCCCTTTTGGAACTGGAGTCAGTTTTTGGAGTGCAAAATCTTCGGGGTTTGTCCATCTTCACATACAGTGTGGAACAAATGTTTTCCATCTAATGCTTCCTTAACCATGTTTGATTAGCTAACTGGTGACTGTCTGTACTTGACTAGTTGATCACAACCAGCTGTGGGCAGTGCTGGGACAGATGGGACTTCCAGAGATTAAATTTATCCCATAATCATCAGGTTAGTTATGGAGCCGTGGGATACTGATGAGTTGTCTAAAATTTTTTTCACAAATTGTAGTTAGCGTTAGCATATGTACTCATACTAACGGTGGTTGGTGCTAACGGCATCAATCATTAACCAGTTGCGTTAACCACAGTCAACACGATCACATACGCTAACGTCACTTGTCCAGGATTATAAATGTCAGCGGTTAGTAGATGCGCATAGATCAGTCTTGAATCAATACACTCTGGCTCATACCGATGACGCAACACGAGTTCAGCTTCGGTGCATCCCGACTCCTCGCTACCCTCAAATCAAACGCTGTGGTGCCGCTGTCGTCATGGTTACTGTTACATGTTATGGTTACCATGTGACTGTTGTTTGTATTTTCTTTGTATAATGAGGCGAATTATGAGGTTCAGGCTAGCCAATGGCCAAAATTCTAattattttctatttttaaatTGTGGAAGACCAAATGTCTCGTGTTTCTACAGTGTTAGATCATAAGGGATCAAATTTATGTTAGCTGTAGAAAGCTAGCCGTGTAAACACGAAAATTTGTCTTAAAATAgagagagtgaaaaaaaaaaacttaaaagggTACAGGAAAACAGACAGTTGGATGAGTGATTAGCcaagatgaattttttttttttttttgattgcgtGAAAAATGGGTGTTTGGTCTGTTTAAGTACTTTTGGGTGAATCGATGTTCCGCTGTACGTATCGTTCAGTACTGTGAGCTGAATTTCTGAGTTGGTTGTCACTTCGATTCACCGCCTGCAGCACGAGTGAGTGCTGACACCTGTGGTTCCGACCCAACCAGATATCTGGTGGCATTAGTGCAGatggggtgggggaggggggaccCCTCCAACCTATTAAGTTGACCTCCAGCTGGGTGGTTCGGACCACAAATTATACTTTGAATATGCTCACAACTGAAGCTTTGGTGCTTTTGGTCACGTCTGTTTGCTGGATGCGACTCACTGACTACAGAAATAAAGAGTTTCTTTCTTAAAAAGCGTTTTTCTTCTGCCAacatgaagattctgttggactCAAACAGATTCCATTTATCATAAAAGTATACATTCACCTTTTAAAACAAAAAGTTAGTCCTAACTTAGTGCTGAGaatgtcaataaaacagtgagTGAACGAGGTCGCCATCCAGAGACTGTGCATGGAATAGCAACAAAGTACCGCTACCAACATGTGGCATGTGCATTAATTCATAGCTCAGTCATGTTTATTGCAGTACGTGAATTGCACGGACATTCAGCCCTTGTACTTACGATGTGTGGTTTGATTTTCGTCTATGGAAAACTTTTCCACGtacaaaaaatttaaattagcatattttacataatatttagttgcatctgtcaaaaccaaaaaaaaaaacatacaagttgCATCACAGTATATTTATTTTTGAAGCACGGTGCTATCACTTAATGGAACAACAAGAAGCAGCAAAAAACGTATTTAACTGgtgcaatattttattttttttaataacaaacACCATATTAGCAGTCAGAAACTGACAGGTTGATTAACGTTTGGGCACATATAAATAAACTGCTTCTTTTAGCCACAAATCGCATGATTATAGCTGAGgtaaaaatatgaaaaataatccgtAGCTCAGCTGAGTTGCTGAGTCCAAACAAGTTGTTATGCTGAGCAGTACAAATTGTATATTCCCTCTTTTTATTCCAGCGTGTGCTTTTTGTAGAGTGTGAATCACAGACCTCATTCCGTCTACAGGAACAGCTTTTCACGGCATCAATGATGAACACTgagttttttcatatttaagatgCAGGATGCACTTTAATCAGCAGtctaaagtttgtttttttaatattaaGTGAGGCAAACGTGCACGTTTACATCTGGAGGGATCCTGcacagattaaattaattttgtcccAAATAAAGACTAAACTCCAAATACCTAAAATTAGAGCTCAGGTTGAAAATGTTTAACTTTCCCtttaacattatatatatatatatatatatatatatatatatatatatatatatatatatatatatatatatatatatataaacacactcagatgtgacttttttttttatttcacttatGTGGGAAAGCTCTTACTGAAATTTCATCAGGGTCAAAGGTTAACACATGGATTTCTGTTACCTTTCAGGAAAAACATTCATTTATGTCAAATAGAAACTTGGTGTTTCTGAGGAATTTAAGCTGAAGATTGTTTCTTTGTCTTCAGTGGGTACATTCTGTAACCATGGCAACGAGAGTTCCTGTCCAGCCTACAGAAATATGCATCTTGCAAATAATTTAACTAAACTGAAACTGCATAACAAGCGGATAAAGTGCACAAGACGGAGTATCGTACCATACGGCAGAGGTTCATCAGGGTCACTGCGGTAACTGTCCATGACTTCTACCTCCATGTGCACTAGTTCTGACTCCTCATTCCTTCATGTGCTTCCCATCTTTTCCAAACATCCACCACAGGGCGGTGAGTCCGACGGCTATGACCAGAATCAGGTTCCCGCTTACCAAATAAGcgattggcagaaaatgattctgACCTCCGAACCAGGTCAGGGTGGTCAGCACCACGTGCTTTCTGCCTCTGAAGTACTGTACAGGAAAGTCTGGgaaggcaaaggtcaaggtcatgaaaGGCCACCACAAAGTGAAGCTCACAGTATGAAAACAGCCAACAATTGTAATCTGGACACAAGACTATCGCGTAATTCTCCACCGCTGGGAAATATGAACATTACTGATCGTTAATATTAAGTATCTCCTACTTTGGAAGCAAACGCACTATCACCACGCTATCGGGTCTGCTGCcgcgacccagagtgaaaaaggGAGGAGCGAAAGAACTGTTCATATTAAACAGACAGAGCTGTACGAACAAAACTTGTTCTATAATTAGAAATTTTACTAAAAGTGCTGATGACAAAGACCATTTtaatgtctaaaaaagtaatatgCTAAAATTTTAAGATTCACAACCTTGCGAATCTTAAAATTTTAGCATATTACTTTTTTAGCATCCAGGTCCATGCAGTTTGAAGGATACTGTAGGAGATGTTGATGCTGTAGTCTCCTGCAGGCAGACCCTCGGTAAAAGGCTCCTCGAAGGGACGCAGAACCCCGTACAGCTTCTTGAAGTTGGGGAAGGCCGCTTCCCTCATCCACACGATCAGGTCGTCGTTGATGAAGCCGTTGTTGTTCGGGTCCTCTGGTTCAAGGTCGTAGACGGGCTTCTGCCAGTATAGCGGCTGAGCGGTGCCTGCGGAAGTTAACGTTTAAACATCACTCTGAACCACAAACCGAACAATCAGCACCCGCTTCTTCTTTACCTTTAAACACTTCGGGCAGTGTCAAGTTGTCCATCCTTGGGTTGCGGAACTTGACGTTTTTGTCCGTGTACCAGGCAATGCCCCGTCTTAAGAGAGTAACAGTAAATTGAGTACCGTTGTTACGGTTGTAGACCAGAGTGAAGGTGTCTGGGAAAGTTAGAGTGAGCGTCAGAACAAACACGATGGATGCTACGTATGATGTGTGCTGAGTGTCGCATTTACCGTTAAACTTGCTGTTAGCCACTGCACCACAGGGGGCGATGGGGAGTCCATTTTGGTCCTTTGCAAAGGGTTCACAATAATCACTCGGGTTCTGACCGGGAGCAAGAGAGACCAGACATCATTTAACAACGGATACTGTACGTCCAAAGCCAATACTGCAAACACGGAGTGCAACAAGAAAGAGAGAGGCAACTGAACCTTTGATGTAGCAGTTTCTTGGTTCTTGACCCTGATGTACCAAAATTGAGTGAATCATAAAGCAAATGTCAGATTCTGTGGTCCTATTAGATcgtttgctgaaagagttcatgTTTGATGGAATGGGTGCACCctgatttcagttcatttttctagATGGCTATAAATTAGGCTACTTAAATTTATGGCAATTTTTGTGGTAACTTTTCCATTTTTGGCAACAAACTtccatgaatacttatgtaaggtGGAGACATTTTTATATTGTTGAAACACACAATAAGAGCAAATAAATAGCAACAACACAATAGTTTGTGGTCAGTAAATGCATTTCCTTGTTTGCCATGATCAAAATAAACAATACCTCACTCTGTCAATTTAGTGTGCACTGTGTGCACTCAGTTTGGCACAGCGCACCAACTTATCAAATAGTGTGAACTAATTCTATCCTGTGCATGAACAGTAGTATTTCTAgttgtttattaatttttttcaaaatcactGTGGAGCTCTGCGTAGATTACATCCATACGATATGGTTTGACAATTCCATTATATGGATTAAAAATAAACTCTCCCATAAAGTCAGTCTGGGACAGATCTGTAAGCATGCAGATTCCATGTGTCAACTTATCTATCATACTGGGTCTCAGGTGGAGGACCATGCAGGTGGATAACTGGTCCATGGACAAGATTTCACAGCTGAGtgtccctcacagtgcaagtggtgtgcttcatctgagtctccctaaagtAAAgtcacccaaggatcctccaaagagtcctattaccaaagacatccagtcatcttcGTCTAAGTTCTATCAGCATCAAAGTTTCATAACCGTACAGTAAGAACCGCAGCATGGACCTTTGACATCAGCATGGCCAAACCCCTCTATCCAGGGACCTCGTGACTTCAGCATTAGGTGACGTTCCATTTGAGTATGACACCTCTGCAAATTCATTTTATTCATGTGTCCACAGCTAAATTTGGAACTAGCTTGTTTCAGATATTCTGCTGACAAACTGGGACAAAATATTTCACTGAGGTAAAGGTTCTGCAAGCAGAAGCTAGACCTGCATATCCACAAAGTATATGGACCACTAGCTCATCTTAATCTttctgaaacaaagaaacagATGGAAGAGGACCTTTTACAATCCCTCATCCTGAAGCTGAGGTATATTACTGAACAGACTTGAGAAGTATATTGGGATTAGCAGTAATGAAACTGGGAGGTCGAACACATGGAAAGAAAGTCCATGTTCAAGTCCTCTATTGCTAAGGCAGCTGCtttgagctgtggcctgaaggtggtctgtggttgtgatgtTGGCAACTCAAGAACCCACTGGTGGACTTCAGCGGTAATGGAAGCCATCAGGCTGAAGGAGAAGACCTTTCGTGCTTGGTTGGTACAGAAGTCTTTGGAATTGGTGGACAGGTATCAGCAGGCAAAAACTGGGgcagtgaagctctgtgaatacattCAGGATGCACTGTAGACATTCTTGTTcatccctgagatggttattAAAGCATCCATGTACACAACAAGTAATCCCCGGCATTCTGAGCCCTTAGTTTACTTTCTGAACGTCTGTGCCTCCACAGCAGGCAAGCAATTCCCACAATCCCCTGCGCGACCAAAATCCAACATGGCGGATATGCAATTCCCCCTATTCACACGGTAACTTCATCTAGCAAGACTTCACTATGACGTGAAACAGCATTTAGACTGTGAGGCTACCTTGAGGCTCTTCTTCCTGCCGACCAATTGCCCGTCATCTCTGGAGTCCATGTATCTGCGGAGGTTCTGGTGGAAGTTTTGGAGGCCGTAATAGAAAAAGACATTTCCCTGGCACAAATAGCAGGATGCAGTTAGCTGCCAAAGTTAAAACATGTCACTTTACATAAAAACCCCCTTCAAACTGGAGGTTACCTTGAATCCTGTTGGAGTAGAAAAGTTAAATGTGCACGTGCAGGGTTGTGCTGCAGAGCTGATGTCCTTACGCATTTTAAAGCACACGTCACATGTCCCTGCTTCCGTGTAGTCCAACTGGAAATATGAGGGAGAAATCTGGAAGGTGAACTTTGATCGTACCACTCCCTTTGTAATGCACACTGAGCCACTCCAGTTACTGCTCATGAGGAAGTGcaacatatatataaatatagttATTTTAATATTTGTACCCTCACTCACCTTCAATTCTTGGATGCTCTGCACAGTAACAAGCAGCCACGCTCCCAGTAGAAGACACAGCAGACCCATAAAGTAGAAAAAAGGCAGCACCGTGTTCGCTGTTAGCATCGGAGACCAGGCAGGAAGCCTCTGCTGTTTGAAAGCCGAGTTATCGGGTCGCCGAGGCAGCGGCCCCGAGTTGGCCTTCACTTTGTCCATGAGGTGCATTCAGTTGGGGGCAGCTTTTGATCCCAAACTGCAAAGAATCCAACACGCCTCTGTCTCCCGTTCCTCTTCTTGCACACCGCTCCACGTGCAAAGAGATTTACCAAGCAACTCAAGCACCATTTGTCAATGATTAACCATGattctttgcacaacgacctctTCCTGTGCCGTTTTTTTTCTCCCACTTTTGCACTTCCTTCTGCAAGTTGCACGTCTCTCTCCAATCACATCAGTGCAGGTTTACCGCAGCGTTAGTATTTTGTGAGTTGATTTTGGCCTCTGTGTTGGTTTAGCGTGCTCTAATCAAAGGATGTTTTGATAAACGGGATTTCCTATTGGCCAAGAAAACTCACGACCTCTTGTTCTCAGTAGGAACTTCGCCCAGAGGCCAGAGTAAACCAACAGAAAGATGCCGGTTTCCATCAGAGTCCGTTTATTCAGTCCATAGGATGTCGTGTTGGACCATCAGGGTGAGAAAACGACATCATGTTTTTGGACATGGCATCTTAAAATTGTAAAGCTCAGCAAAGCAAACAAGACGAGGCCATTTGATGTTAGTCTTTAGCTTCCATAAGGTCAGATGAAATCCTTGAGATTTCATGTCTGGAGTGTTTTGCTTTGGTTGTCTTACAAGCAGGcgtgacaatgctgtgatctgcaATGCACAGGCACGCCTGTCTTGTGTAAACTGGCCAGGTGAGCCAATCATTTCCACCACAAAAGCACAAGACAAATAAATCACACACTTTATTAACTATTTATATAATGCTTTCCCAGCGATCAAAGCACCAAACAGAATTATCACCAGTAATATTAAAGAgctcatttaaaaacaaaacacccccccccccccattatacTTGACTCATCCTATTCTTGTAATCCATCTCCACCTAACGAATTCTTACATCCAAACCACGTCAAATAACATCCAGTGTTGTCCAGCGTTCACccattttgcttatttttttGCAGTTTAACAATCCTTAAATTAAACAGcataggctgtggtgtgcacacggATCCTGCATAAATACATTCTTCACTCAGTGTTGCTGTGAGCCAGCAACTGCTCTTCATTTGATGATTTCATCTGTCTAAATTGCATCAAATAAAAtctagtacagtagtgttcagaataatagtagtgctgtgtgactgaaaagattaatccaggttttgagtatatttcttattgttacatgggaaacaaggtaccagtag
Proteins encoded in this region:
- the tmem30c gene encoding transmembrane protein 30C; the encoded protein is MHLMDKVKANSGPLPRRPDNSAFKQQRLPAWSPMLTANTVLPFFYFMGLLCLLLGAWLLVTVQSIQELKLDYTEAGTCDVCFKMRKDISSAAQPCTCTFNFSTPTGFKGNVFFYYGLQNFHQNLRRYMDSRDDGQLVGRKKSLKNPSDYCEPFAKDQNGLPIAPCGAVANSKFNDTFTLVYNRNNGTQFTVTLLRRGIAWYTDKNVKFRNPRMDNLTLPEVFKGTAQPLYWQKPVYDLEPEDPNNNGFINDDLIVWMREAAFPNFKKLYGVLRPFEEPFTEGLPAGDYSINISYNFPVQYFRGRKHVVLTTLTWFGGQNHFLPIAYLVSGNLILVIAVGLTALWWMFGKDGKHMKE